The Pseudofrankia sp. DC12 region GGCCTCCAGGGTGCCATCCGGGCGCTCCACGTAGATGCAGTCGCCCGGGCACTCGTCGGCGGCGTCGATCACCGCGTCGAGCAGCGGCAGCGGCACGACGACCCGGGCGCCCGGCTGCGTCAGCAGCTCGCCGGAGTCCGTCTTCACGTAGGCCAGGCCGTCGATGTCGTGCTCGAACACAGATGGCGCCCGCGTCACACACAGACCGTCGCCGGTGCAGGCCGCCTGGTCGACCCGGACCCGAAGTCCACTCGAAACACTGGAGTTCGCAGGAGTTGCCACGCCGCTCCGATCGTCTGTCACCATGGCACCGTAACCCGCTGTTTACGGCCAAGCCCGGCCGTCCTTGCGGACCTTGCCTGAAAGCAGCGGTCACAACGGTAGTGTTGGGTGCGTCCCGGTCAGCACGGGGGAGGTGGAGGCGCGGTGTCCGGTCCCCGTTCGGGCTCTGGCTCC contains the following coding sequences:
- a CDS encoding ferredoxin, with the translated sequence MVTDDRSGVATPANSSVSSGLRVRVDQAACTGDGLCVTRAPSVFEHDIDGLAYVKTDSGELLTQPGARVVVPLPLLDAVIDAADECPGDCIYVERPDGTLEAGPGS